The following proteins come from a genomic window of Thermostichus vulcanus str. 'Rupite':
- the cas10 gene encoding type III-B CRISPR-associated protein Cas10/Cmr2 yields MGLTGGSPSDWWVIVLADGDSMGKYVNGSRLHFYENYLPEDVADQLKKKGPEWEELLKHVKKRMGPATHVGLNRALLDFSNRLVPYLTEKRFCGRVVYSGGDDVMALLPLEDLPEYLLSLRAAWCGKPDPKGEFRSEGGFWHPPLDKSLSGLPNRPLFTMGEGATMSIGVVIANKGIPLPTVLENLWEAEKNRAKKIPCKDGLCFRVIYQSGNTLEALMKGELLEKWWGWLQQGPTLDLGPVLHRLAEELPQRCVVSEHNRLFQLAATTILARRDRSEELKKEILDPLVSWLNDWEKWVLKQPPSQESTPLGTTPADLGNLLRFSAFWVDKKRQRDQWIQS; encoded by the coding sequence GTGGGTTTGACGGGGGGCAGTCCTTCTGACTGGTGGGTGATCGTGCTGGCGGATGGAGACAGTATGGGTAAGTATGTCAATGGATCCCGGCTCCATTTTTATGAAAACTACCTGCCTGAAGATGTTGCTGATCAGTTGAAGAAGAAGGGCCCTGAATGGGAAGAGCTTTTGAAGCATGTCAAAAAGCGCATGGGGCCGGCTACCCATGTGGGCCTTAATCGGGCATTGTTGGATTTCTCCAATCGCCTGGTTCCCTACCTTACCGAGAAACGCTTCTGTGGTCGGGTGGTTTACAGCGGTGGGGATGATGTCATGGCTTTGCTTCCTCTAGAGGATTTGCCTGAGTATCTCCTCTCTCTGCGAGCGGCCTGGTGTGGAAAACCGGATCCCAAAGGTGAGTTCAGATCTGAAGGAGGGTTTTGGCATCCGCCTCTGGATAAATCTCTTTCAGGCTTACCCAATCGACCACTCTTTACCATGGGCGAAGGCGCCACCATGAGCATCGGGGTGGTGATCGCCAACAAAGGGATCCCGCTGCCCACGGTCTTGGAAAATCTCTGGGAGGCTGAGAAGAATCGGGCCAAGAAGATCCCTTGTAAAGATGGTCTCTGTTTTCGGGTGATCTACCAGTCGGGCAATACCCTGGAGGCCTTGATGAAGGGTGAATTGCTGGAGAAGTGGTGGGGCTGGTTACAACAGGGACCCACTTTGGATCTTGGGCCTGTATTGCACCGTCTGGCGGAGGAGTTACCGCAACGCTGTGTGGTCTCCGAACATAATCGGCTATTCCAACTAGCGGCCACCACCATCTTGGCTCGACGGGATCGCTCTGAAGAGCTGAAAAAAGAGATTCTGGATCCCTTGGTGAGTTGGTTGAATGACTGGGAGAAGTGGGTTCTGAAACAACCTCCTTCTCAAGAATCTACACCGCTTGGCACCACCCCTGCAGATTTGGGTAATCTTCTGAGATTCTCTGCATTCTGGGTGGATAAGAAAAGACAGCGAGATCAATGGATCCAGTCTTAA
- a CDS encoding RAMP superfamily CRISPR-associated protein, producing MTQPDFRVGYLYSLAPIHCGGEGDLGNILEIAREAHTNFPYVPGSSLRGSLRNEVTLQDPDIADTLFGRELQKDSQMGVHQVWFGDARLLWMPMRTMSLKGGGPVFCWVSCHSLLRDHALVSRKSLPAFPDHPIGTRPGRYIVADAEVEVSEIPSNQSFELSGEWPEVLDGDTKSTWTKNRIILPDADFQILMEHSLWTQIRNKIQEDSEGANQAGSAEVFWTDVCIPRDTILYFAWGYSPLPNQQDLTHEHKKLLDVLQGLFQVGGQANVGRGWVQGWVSKIEAPVIKNTLKTATGVN from the coding sequence ATGACTCAACCTGACTTTCGAGTTGGCTATCTTTACAGCCTTGCTCCTATCCACTGTGGCGGAGAGGGAGATCTGGGAAATATCCTGGAGATTGCTCGTGAAGCTCACACCAACTTTCCTTATGTCCCCGGCTCTTCGTTACGAGGAAGCCTACGAAATGAAGTAACGCTTCAAGATCCAGATATTGCCGATACTCTGTTTGGGCGGGAACTCCAAAAAGATAGTCAAATGGGAGTTCACCAGGTCTGGTTTGGTGATGCACGTCTCCTATGGATGCCGATGCGCACCATGTCTTTGAAGGGGGGAGGGCCTGTTTTCTGTTGGGTGAGCTGTCATTCCCTACTTCGAGATCATGCGCTGGTATCTCGCAAATCCCTGCCAGCCTTTCCTGACCATCCAATCGGAACCAGACCGGGACGATACATCGTTGCAGATGCTGAGGTTGAGGTGAGCGAGATACCTTCAAATCAGTCTTTTGAGCTGAGTGGAGAGTGGCCAGAGGTTTTGGATGGGGATACAAAGTCAACCTGGACTAAGAATCGGATCATTCTTCCTGATGCAGATTTCCAGATCCTAATGGAACACTCCCTCTGGACTCAGATCCGTAACAAGATTCAGGAGGATAGCGAAGGAGCAAACCAAGCAGGATCAGCAGAGGTTTTCTGGACAGATGTGTGTATCCCTCGTGACACTATCCTTTATTTTGCTTGGGGATACAGCCCCCTTCCCAATCAACAAGATCTCACGCATGAACATAAAAAATTACTTGATGTACTCCAAGGTCTGTTCCAAGTGGGAGGACAGGCCAATGTCGGGCGGGGTTGGGTACAGGGATGGGTATCCAAAATCGAAGCCCCAGTAATTAAGAACACTCTTAAAACCGCTACAGGAGTCAACTAA
- a CDS encoding Uma2 family endonuclease — MQIQDQVKLRNIHLWSVEDYHHKIENGLLTHDDRVELLEGIVSHRSPKGVSHVIISRWIAEQFRERLGEGYYLITQDPITLAEQASEPEPDITIVRGSMFDYIEHHPYPEDILLVIEVADSSIEIDKKIKMPIYAKPRIQDYWVVDIKTKEITIYRQPLEDSYQQVQVAKEHDILGPLALPEITFQVKDLFPQGT; from the coding sequence ATGCAAATTCAAGACCAAGTTAAACTTCGAAACATCCATCTATGGAGCGTTGAGGACTACCATCACAAGATCGAGAATGGTCTGTTGACTCATGACGATCGAGTGGAATTGCTAGAAGGAATTGTTTCACATAGGTCACCCAAAGGAGTTAGTCATGTCATCATTAGTCGCTGGATAGCTGAGCAATTTAGAGAGAGGTTAGGAGAGGGATATTATCTAATAACTCAGGATCCGATTACTCTGGCTGAGCAGGCATCCGAGCCTGAACCCGATATTACGATTGTCAGAGGATCGATGTTCGACTACATAGAACACCATCCCTATCCCGAAGATATTCTACTTGTGATCGAAGTTGCAGACTCTAGTATTGAGATCGACAAGAAAATTAAGATGCCTATTTATGCAAAGCCCAGAATTCAAGACTACTGGGTGGTTGATATCAAGACTAAAGAGATCACGATCTATAGACAACCTCTAGAGGATTCCTATCAGCAGGTACAGGTGGCTAAAGAACATGACATACTTGGCCCTCTAGCTTTGCCTGAAATTACCTTTCAAGTCAAAGATTTATTTCCACAAGGTACGTAA
- a CDS encoding type III-B CRISPR module-associated Cmr3 family protein has product MSEIQLATLHWYALDPIDVLLFRESKPFSPGEGSWAKGLFPPMPTTIFQALRSALLYTPNTPKKERHLRFLGPFLLDQENTLWLPTPKDLLAMGHYDPNADPAQIDDTPEELAEGDKYQRLQPVQEDHWKHIQWDDQNLPPLVPPPLEEGEYIKGRPQPWIRASALSAYLEGQLPQSSDFQGDPWDTQVLPHIDIQPDTRQVKDEAGYFTEVAIRLRPGWRLAAAISTRIPSTTVRLGGEGHRALVAPLENWDPGIDWDRFRERTGSVAYLLTPGLAQAEEAAPIYQAYPSQWQPHLAGCATDRALLWGGISAIRRRQQDSEQSEKADFALLPQRAFIPAGTVYHFKQDPPPPLRQLLGNPCAQFQTFESLNYGTLLWGK; this is encoded by the coding sequence ATGTCTGAAATCCAACTTGCAACCCTACACTGGTACGCACTAGATCCTATCGATGTCTTACTCTTCCGCGAGAGCAAGCCGTTCTCTCCTGGGGAAGGATCCTGGGCCAAGGGATTATTCCCGCCTATGCCTACGACGATCTTTCAAGCCCTGAGATCTGCCTTACTCTATACCCCAAACACTCCAAAAAAGGAACGACATCTCAGATTTCTGGGGCCATTCCTCTTAGACCAAGAGAATACCCTTTGGTTGCCTACTCCTAAGGATCTGCTGGCCATGGGGCACTACGATCCCAATGCTGATCCGGCTCAGATCGATGACACGCCAGAAGAACTTGCTGAGGGGGACAAGTACCAACGGTTGCAACCCGTCCAGGAGGATCATTGGAAACATATTCAATGGGATGATCAGAACCTTCCGCCTCTGGTGCCCCCTCCCCTAGAGGAAGGAGAGTACATTAAGGGCCGCCCACAGCCCTGGATCCGAGCCTCAGCGTTGAGTGCTTATCTGGAAGGACAGCTTCCCCAGTCCTCTGATTTTCAGGGGGATCCCTGGGATACCCAGGTGCTGCCTCACATCGATATCCAGCCCGACACCCGCCAGGTGAAAGATGAGGCAGGTTACTTCACTGAGGTAGCGATCCGTCTGCGTCCTGGGTGGCGACTGGCTGCTGCCATTAGTACCCGGATCCCGTCCACGACCGTTCGTTTGGGGGGAGAGGGGCATCGAGCGCTGGTTGCACCTCTTGAAAACTGGGATCCCGGCATCGATTGGGATCGGTTCCGGGAAAGGACAGGATCGGTTGCCTATCTGCTCACTCCGGGTTTGGCCCAGGCTGAGGAGGCAGCCCCGATCTACCAGGCTTATCCTTCCCAGTGGCAGCCTCACTTGGCAGGATGTGCCACGGATCGGGCTTTGCTCTGGGGTGGGATTTCGGCGATCCGGCGGCGGCAGCAGGACAGTGAGCAGAGTGAGAAGGCCGACTTTGCTCTCTTGCCCCAACGGGCCTTCATTCCTGCTGGCACGGTGTATCACTTCAAACAGGATCCGCCGCCGCCACTCAGGCAGCTACTGGGCAACCCATGTGCTCAGTTTCAGACCTTTGAATCTTTGAATTACGGAACACTTTTGTGGGGAAAATGA